A window of the Kosakonia sp. BYX6 genome harbors these coding sequences:
- a CDS encoding MFS transporter, with the protein MTRKNRKVTIPVSIGYGMTDIMGGGAFTVIGAWLLFYYTTFVGLSPLQAASIVAIARIVDAVVSLFMGSFTDHFYKNYFGKKFGRRRFFLLIGAPLMLVYILLWLNGMNFWFYLAVYLAFEIIAAMVLIPWETLPSEMTKDFNDRTKLSTCRMFLSASGTFLATFIPGLLIGWLGEKNADAYLINGIVFAVLFMFCVFLSWKVTWERELTPEMLAEMEKTEKAKSMAQQLSGIGKLFKDYASTLKVRAFRKHLAIYLFSFTAKDVYNTVFVFFCVYCLNVSSSLAGTLLSMSIVGLPVTLIAGVAIIKYGPARLYVFAYSLMMLCLGGFFLVYQFPTENKVLLLVILAGVYQIGRCVLEFTPWNVFPFIPDIDEMITRQRREGLFAAVMTFSRKTTVAIATFAVGLLLQSGGFVKGSQVQPQEAINTIVMLLFVGTVGLLLVALWQALTFHLNKRTHRIFVEEMDRLKANGLKQNVTPEARHIVEDLTGYRYDDLWSETPAKAMKSATPSSSLS; encoded by the coding sequence ATGACCCGTAAAAACCGTAAAGTCACCATTCCCGTCAGTATCGGTTACGGTATGACGGATATTATGGGCGGCGGCGCATTTACCGTTATTGGCGCGTGGCTGCTGTTTTACTACACCACCTTTGTTGGCTTATCACCTCTGCAGGCAGCATCCATTGTGGCGATCGCGCGTATTGTTGATGCGGTCGTCAGCTTATTTATGGGCAGTTTTACCGACCATTTTTATAAAAATTATTTCGGTAAAAAATTTGGTCGCCGCCGTTTCTTTTTACTGATCGGCGCGCCGCTGATGCTGGTTTATATTCTGCTGTGGCTCAATGGCATGAACTTCTGGTTTTATCTCGCCGTTTACCTGGCGTTCGAGATTATTGCCGCGATGGTGCTGATCCCGTGGGAGACCTTGCCCTCAGAAATGACCAAAGATTTTAACGATCGCACCAAGCTTTCGACCTGCCGAATGTTCCTTTCCGCTTCCGGCACGTTCCTCGCCACGTTTATTCCGGGCCTGCTTATCGGCTGGCTGGGCGAAAAAAATGCCGATGCTTATCTGATCAACGGCATTGTTTTTGCGGTGTTGTTTATGTTCTGCGTCTTCCTGTCGTGGAAAGTGACCTGGGAGCGCGAATTGACGCCGGAAATGCTGGCCGAAATGGAAAAAACCGAGAAGGCCAAAAGCATGGCGCAGCAACTCTCGGGCATTGGCAAACTGTTTAAAGACTATGCCTCGACGCTGAAAGTGCGCGCGTTTCGCAAACATCTGGCTATCTACCTGTTCTCGTTTACCGCGAAAGATGTCTACAACACGGTGTTCGTTTTCTTCTGTGTTTACTGCCTGAACGTCTCTTCTTCGCTGGCGGGAACGCTGCTATCGATGAGCATTGTCGGCCTGCCGGTCACGCTGATTGCGGGTGTGGCGATCATCAAATACGGCCCGGCGCGGCTGTATGTTTTCGCCTATAGCCTGATGATGCTGTGTCTTGGCGGCTTTTTCCTGGTGTATCAATTCCCAACCGAAAACAAAGTGCTGCTGCTGGTGATCCTCGCCGGGGTGTACCAGATTGGGCGCTGCGTACTGGAATTCACGCCGTGGAACGTCTTTCCGTTTATCCCGGATATTGACGAAATGATCACGCGCCAGCGCCGTGAAGGGCTGTTTGCCGCGGTGATGACATTCTCACGTAAAACCACGGTTGCCATCGCGACGTTTGCGGTCGGTCTGTTGCTGCAAAGCGGTGGCTTTGTCAAAGGCAGCCAGGTACAGCCGCAGGAAGCCATTAACACCATCGTGATGCTGCTGTTTGTCGGTACGGTGGGTTTGTTGCTGGTGGCGTTGTGGCAGGCATTAACTTTCCATTTGAACAAGCGCACGCACCGGATTTTTGTTGAAGAGATGGATCGCCTGAAAGCGAACGGTCTGAAGCAAAATGTCACCCCGGAAGCGCGCCATATTGTGGAAGATCTCACCGGTTACCGCTATGACGACCTCTGGAGTGAAACCCCGGCAAAAGCGATGAAATCCGCCACGCCTTCATCCTCGTTAAGCTGA
- a CDS encoding (S)-acetoin forming diacetyl reductase — protein sequence MKKVAFVTGAGQGIGKAIALRLAKDGFAVAVADYNAATANAVADEINSHNGSAIAVTVDVSDREQVFAAVEEARTKLKGFDVIVNNAGVAPSTPIESITPDVVDKVYNINVKGVIWGIQAAVQAFKAEKHGGKIINACSQAGHVGNPELAVYSSSKFAVRGLTQTAARDLAPLGITVNGYCPGIVKTPMWAEIDRQVSEAAGQPLGYGTEQFAKRITLGRLSEPEDVAACVSFLAGPDSNYMTGQSLLIDGGMVFS from the coding sequence ATGAAAAAAGTCGCATTCGTGACCGGCGCCGGTCAGGGCATTGGCAAAGCCATTGCTTTACGCCTGGCAAAAGATGGCTTTGCTGTGGCGGTCGCTGACTATAACGCAGCGACCGCCAACGCGGTGGCCGACGAGATCAACAGCCACAATGGCAGCGCGATTGCCGTGACGGTGGATGTTTCTGACCGCGAGCAGGTTTTTGCCGCCGTCGAAGAAGCGAGAACAAAACTCAAAGGCTTCGATGTGATCGTCAATAACGCCGGGGTCGCGCCTTCTACGCCCATTGAGTCGATTACCCCGGACGTGGTGGATAAGGTTTATAACATCAACGTCAAAGGCGTTATCTGGGGGATCCAGGCGGCGGTTCAGGCGTTTAAAGCGGAAAAACATGGCGGCAAAATCATCAACGCCTGTTCACAGGCCGGGCATGTCGGCAACCCGGAACTGGCGGTGTACAGCTCCAGTAAATTCGCGGTGCGCGGGTTAACGCAGACCGCCGCGCGCGATCTCGCGCCGCTTGGCATTACGGTGAATGGTTACTGCCCGGGGATTGTGAAAACGCCGATGTGGGCGGAAATCGACCGCCAGGTCTCGGAAGCGGCGGGACAACCGCTGGGTTACGGCACGGAACAATTCGCCAAACGCATTACGCTTGGACGTTTGTCGGAACCGGAAGATGTCGCGGCCTGTGTTTCTTTCCTTGCCGGGCCAGATTCCAATTACATGACCGGCCAGTCGCTGCTGATTGATGGCGGCATGGTCTTTAGTTAA